One window from the genome of Trichoplusia ni isolate ovarian cell line Hi5 chromosome 13, tn1, whole genome shotgun sequence encodes:
- the LOC113500267 gene encoding regucalcin-like, translated as MAPVVTQIVDPVTIGEGPHWDSEDNALYFVSINDHTIHKYKPDTGKHFKAKLDDGAHFILPVEGKKNHFLITQGRKVVEIKWSGDEKSPKILRTITEVEHEHPTNSLNDGKADPLGRLFTGSLTGNFDPNSAKTAALYRIDPDGTTTKLASDVQCSNGLCWDLKEKAFYYIDSITRVIQRYDYDAATGHISNPRSAFSLIEHGLKGSPDGMTIDTDGNLWVAVFGGSNVLKIDPRKNTLLETLPIPVPQVTSVTFGGPNLDILYVTTACIDFGGKPDPPSGATYAVTGLSVKGHPNLRVKMHR; from the exons ATGGCGCCAGTAGTAACACAAATAGTTGACCCCGTCACCATAGGCGAGGGTCCGCACTGGGACAGCGAGGACAATGCGCTGTACTTCGTCAGCATCAACGACCACACTATACATAAGTATAAACCAGATACAGGCAAACACTTTAAGGCTAAGCTAg acGATGGTGCTCATTTCATTCTACCTGTTGAGGGAAAGAAGAACCACTTCCTGATCACTCAAGGCCGTAAAGTGGTGGAGATCAAGTGGTCCGGAGACGAGAAATCTCCCAAGATACTGAGAACTATTACAGAGGTCGAGCACGAACATCCAACAAACTCACTTAATGATGGAAAGGCTGATCCTTTAGGAAGACTGTTTACTG GTAGCTTGACTGGAAATTTTGATCCAAACAGTGCGAAGACAGCCGCCCTGTACCGCATAGATCCTGACGGTACCACCACTAAGCTGGCTAGTGACGTGCAATGCTCCAACGGCCTGTGCTGGGACCTCAAGGAGAAGGCCTTCTATTATATAGACTCTATAACAAGAGTCATCCAAAGATACGACTATGACGCGGCTACCGGACACATCT CAAACCCCAGAAGTGCGTTTTCATTAATAGAACATGGTTTGAAAGGATCCCCGGACGGTATGACCATCGATACCGACGGGAACCTGTGGGTCGCAGTCTTCGGGGGATCAAAC GTTTTAAAGATTGATCCTAGAAAGAACACACTTCTGGAAACGCTGCCTATACCGGTACCTCAGGTGACGTCAGTGACCTTCGGAGGTCCAAACCTGGACATCCTGTACGTGACTACTGCTTGTATAGACTTCGGAGGAAAGCCAGATCCCCCTTCGGGCGCCACGTATGCTGTTACAGGGCTCTCTGTTAAGGGACACCCGAATCTTAGAGTCAAGATGCATAGATAA